Proteins encoded together in one Desulfosporosinus meridiei DSM 13257 window:
- a CDS encoding AbrB/MazE/SpoVT family DNA-binding domain-containing protein, translated as MKTIARKWGNSIGIRIPASMANSLKISDGTPIDVELDGERIIVTRKKYDLKELLARIPDEYEPEEIDWGEPVGGEKW; from the coding sequence ATGAAGACAATTGCCCGAAAATGGGGAAACAGCATCGGTATACGGATTCCTGCTTCAATGGCTAATTCACTAAAAATTAGCGACGGGACTCCCATTGATGTGGAACTTGATGGAGAAAGGATCATTGTCACCCGAAAAAAATACGATTTAAAAGAATTACTCGCCCGGATTCCGGATGAATATGAGCCGGAAGAAATCGATTGGGGAGAGCCGGTGGGAGGGGAAAAATGGTGA
- a CDS encoding type II toxin-antitoxin system RelE family toxin has product MIKINSFDKSVKQRIKTGIEGLLEVPPKGDIKQMQGTNPSVLRLRIGKYRVLYEYTHLNDEEILLIKDIGLRGDIYK; this is encoded by the coding sequence ATGATAAAAATTAATAGTTTTGATAAGTCTGTAAAGCAGAGAATTAAAACAGGAATAGAAGGACTGCTTGAAGTACCCCCAAAGGGTGATATTAAGCAGATGCAGGGCACAAACCCTTCTGTTCTTCGTTTACGCATAGGTAAGTATCGAGTATTATATGAGTATACCCATCTAAATGACGAAGAAATTTTACTGATTAAGGATATTGGATTACGAGGGGACATTTACAAGTAA
- a CDS encoding M50 family metallopeptidase — MQLFKISGVSVRIHPTFLVVLVLYGVLGLLAQALLIFALVVGHELAHLLVAKAYGFKVEGLELFPFGGAAYCDGLFEGRKVEESLMALAGPAFNLVLLFGAQALRWNGLWWGELSEEFIRYNLWLAAFNLIPVLPLDGGRVIRALFVESFGYVRTTKFLAEAGRWLGVSFALYGIVLGVQGKFSEGPLSLLILGGFFWFAGSKEISSAHITFLRQLTRKKEELLKKGLMRSHWLTVQKDTPLVRIVEEFTPDRYAMVNLSNEKAGMEKILTETDIVEGMLREGIHYPVGKL; from the coding sequence ATGCAGCTATTTAAGATATCCGGAGTAAGCGTCCGAATCCACCCCACATTTCTGGTAGTATTAGTGCTATATGGAGTCCTGGGTTTATTAGCCCAGGCTCTTCTCATCTTCGCCCTGGTGGTAGGGCATGAATTGGCTCATCTCTTGGTTGCTAAGGCCTATGGCTTTAAAGTTGAAGGACTTGAGTTATTTCCCTTTGGAGGAGCCGCTTATTGTGATGGCCTCTTTGAAGGCCGCAAGGTGGAAGAGAGCTTGATGGCTTTGGCCGGTCCGGCTTTTAACCTGGTTCTTCTCTTTGGAGCTCAGGCCTTACGCTGGAACGGGCTATGGTGGGGGGAGCTCTCCGAAGAGTTTATCCGCTATAATCTCTGGCTGGCAGCATTTAACTTAATTCCTGTGTTGCCTTTAGATGGGGGGCGGGTGATTCGGGCACTATTCGTGGAAAGCTTCGGGTACGTACGTACCACAAAGTTTTTGGCGGAAGCGGGCAGATGGTTAGGGGTTTCCTTTGCTCTCTATGGAATTGTCTTAGGGGTTCAGGGTAAATTTTCAGAAGGGCCCCTTTCTCTCTTAATCCTGGGAGGCTTCTTTTGGTTTGCAGGGAGTAAGGAAATCTCCTCAGCTCATATTACCTTTCTCAGGCAATTAACTCGTAAGAAAGAAGAATTATTGAAAAAGGGCCTGATGCGCAGTCACTGGCTTACAGTGCAGAAAGATACTCCCTTGGTGAGAATTGTCGAAGAATTTACCCCTGATCGCTATGCCATGGTCAATCTCAGCAACGAAAAGGCGGGAATGGAGAAAATTCTTACGGAAACAGATATTGTCGAAGGGATGCTGCGAGAAGGTATTCATTATCCGGTGGGCAAGCTATGA
- a CDS encoding murein hydrolase activator EnvC family protein — MNPFERWDDWEWERAIQEVGKEQGRGKSIPRNNQYTRHRSNGKRDWGSFFNHWNSTQKRTLLSALLFLMVFFSANSSDHVSRIVHSIYRGGMDSGNYYTALNNMAKEALSLGGVSGESVAVDLKMKGKFLPPISGPVMAGFGDKASDGSVHQGLDVGSALGIPVFSPAGGVVTSVGEDPQLGKLVKIDFGDGWTTVLGNLGEVQVQKGQRLEKGQTVGTVGLSAPLKKPWLHFELRKNNQPLNPIPYLIPPEVKN, encoded by the coding sequence ATGAATCCTTTTGAACGTTGGGATGATTGGGAATGGGAACGGGCCATTCAAGAAGTTGGTAAAGAGCAGGGAAGAGGCAAATCCATTCCGCGTAATAATCAATATACTCGGCATCGCAGTAATGGAAAGAGAGACTGGGGCAGCTTCTTTAACCATTGGAATAGCACCCAGAAGCGAACTCTTTTATCCGCCCTGCTGTTCTTAATGGTTTTTTTCAGCGCTAACAGTTCGGATCATGTCTCCCGAATAGTGCATTCCATTTATCGGGGAGGGATGGATTCAGGCAATTATTACACAGCTCTCAATAATATGGCGAAGGAAGCCTTATCTCTGGGAGGGGTTTCCGGCGAAAGCGTTGCTGTCGATCTGAAGATGAAAGGCAAGTTCTTGCCGCCCATTTCCGGTCCGGTCATGGCCGGCTTTGGAGATAAGGCCAGTGACGGCTCAGTCCATCAAGGTCTGGATGTGGGAAGTGCCTTAGGAATTCCGGTATTTTCCCCAGCTGGCGGGGTTGTGACGTCAGTCGGGGAAGATCCCCAGTTAGGTAAATTGGTTAAAATTGATTTTGGTGACGGATGGACGACTGTTCTTGGCAATCTCGGCGAAGTTCAGGTTCAAAAAGGCCAGCGCCTGGAGAAGGGGCAGACCGTAGGAACCGTGGGGCTTTCTGCACCCCTCAAGAAGCCCTGGCTTCACTTTGAATTGAGGAAGAATAATCAGCCTCTTAATCCTATCCCTTACTTGATACCGCCTGAGGTGAAGAATTAG